In the genome of Candidatus Zixiibacteriota bacterium, one region contains:
- the rfaE2 gene encoding D-glycero-beta-D-manno-heptose 1-phosphate adenylyltransferase yields the protein MPVKNLIPRTKITALSNRLRRSGQRIVFTNGVFDILHRGHVEYLSKARSFGDVLILGLNSDASVRRIKGPTRPLQKQTDRAVILLALESVDYVVIFGEDTPDKLIGQIKPDVLVKGADYKISEIVGADFVRSYGGRVRRVRLTRGRSTSGLVKRVVR from the coding sequence ATGCCGGTCAAGAACCTGATACCCCGAACCAAAATCACAGCGCTGTCGAATCGTTTGAGACGAAGCGGCCAGCGGATCGTTTTCACCAACGGCGTTTTTGACATCCTGCATCGTGGGCATGTCGAGTATCTGTCCAAAGCCAGGTCGTTCGGCGATGTCCTGATCCTTGGGCTCAACAGCGATGCTTCAGTGCGTAGAATCAAGGGACCAACCCGACCCCTGCAGAAACAGACCGACCGAGCGGTGATCCTGTTGGCTCTTGAATCTGTCGACTATGTCGTTATCTTTGGCGAAGACACACCCGACAAACTGATCGGTCAGATCAAGCCGGACGTTTTGGTCAAAGGGGCCGACTACAAGATTTCCGAAATCGTCGGCGCCGATTTTGTGCGCTCTTATGGCGGTCGTGTCCGCCGCGTCCGGTTGACCAGAGGCCGTTCGACCAGCGGTTTGGTGAAGCGGGTTGTTCGGTAG
- the rfaE1 gene encoding D-glycero-beta-D-manno-heptose-7-phosphate kinase, which yields MPLTNERIEQIIGNLGRSKILILGDIMLDEYLLGVVDRISPEAPVPVVEITSSKQLLGGAANVAANIRTLSEQPILLGVVGPDEASSKLNGLLKQKDITADAIISDETRHTTIKTRVIAHGQQVVRADREDRHELSPETEQRVLSKFASWADDIRAVIISDYGKGVITASLLEKVIRICLDKDIFIAVDPKETHFFNYRQVSLITPNHHEAGFAYGRRIRTEADLMEVGAGLLKKLEARSILITRGQDGMSLFQDGAEPTHIPTFARKVYDVTGAGDTVIATFVAAVAAGADLVEAAVVANAAAGRTIGEIGTASVTPAQLRHELLLNVKNGNLITAGSGG from the coding sequence ATGCCGTTGACTAACGAAAGAATCGAACAAATCATCGGGAATCTCGGTCGCTCCAAGATACTCATCCTGGGCGACATCATGCTTGATGAATACTTGCTTGGCGTTGTCGACCGGATCTCACCCGAAGCACCGGTGCCGGTGGTCGAAATCACCTCCAGCAAGCAGCTTTTGGGCGGAGCGGCCAACGTGGCAGCCAACATCCGCACTCTCAGCGAGCAGCCGATTCTGTTGGGCGTGGTTGGGCCGGATGAAGCATCGTCCAAGCTGAACGGGTTGCTCAAACAGAAGGACATCACCGCCGACGCTATAATCTCCGATGAAACCAGGCACACCACTATAAAAACCCGGGTGATAGCTCACGGCCAACAGGTGGTGCGGGCCGACCGGGAAGACCGTCACGAGTTGTCGCCTGAGACCGAGCAGCGCGTTCTAAGTAAATTCGCCTCCTGGGCCGACGACATCCGGGCGGTGATCATCTCGGATTATGGTAAAGGTGTCATCACGGCCAGTCTGCTTGAGAAAGTAATCCGAATATGCCTGGACAAGGATATCTTCATCGCGGTTGACCCCAAGGAAACACATTTCTTCAATTATCGCCAGGTGTCGCTGATTACGCCCAACCATCACGAAGCGGGCTTTGCCTACGGGCGTCGGATTCGGACCGAGGCCGACCTTATGGAAGTAGGGGCCGGGTTGCTCAAGAAACTCGAAGCCCGTTCGATATTGATCACGCGCGGTCAGGATGGTATGTCGTTGTTTCAGGACGGCGCCGAACCGACCCACATTCCTACGTTTGCGCGCAAGGTGTACGATGTTACCGGCGCCGGTGATACCGTTATCGCCACTTTCGTGGCTGCCGTCGCCGCCGGGGCCGATCTGGTCGAGGCGGCTGTCGTAGCCAACGCCGCAGCCGGGCGCACTATCGGTGAGATTGGCACGGCCAGTGTCACACCGGCGCAACTGAGGCACGAACTACTGCTCAATGTCAAAAACGGCAATCTCATCACGGCCGGTTCCGGCGGGTGA
- a CDS encoding DUF3467 domain-containing protein, translating to MRCFVQAKKSYHLKKRNDDKMQQHPQQQIKVELGDTEAEGIYSNMCMIMHSPTEIVLDYARVMPRSQKARVLARIIMTPMHAKMMLQTLDDNLKKFEKQFGEIKIHRGKEKSSNPIGFESDHSGNNEENK from the coding sequence ATGCGATGTTTTGTACAAGCTAAGAAATCCTATCATTTGAAAAAAAGGAACGATGATAAAATGCAGCAACACCCGCAGCAACAGATTAAAGTGGAGTTGGGTGACACCGAGGCCGAGGGTATTTACTCCAACATGTGTATGATCATGCACTCACCAACGGAGATAGTATTGGACTATGCGCGCGTCATGCCCCGCTCACAAAAAGCCCGCGTCCTGGCACGAATAATCATGACGCCGATGCATGCGAAGATGATGTTGCAGACGTTGGATGACAACCTGAAGAAATTTGAAAAGCAGTTCGGTGAGATCAAGATCCACCGGGGTAAAGAAAAAAGCTCCAATCCAATCGGCTTTGAGTCCGATCACTCAGGCAACAACGAGGAGAACAAGTGA